The Mangifera indica cultivar Alphonso chromosome 12, CATAS_Mindica_2.1, whole genome shotgun sequence DNA window aatcacTGAATTGAAGGCGCCTCAGGCTAGCCTGACTTTCCTTCATTTGGCTTAGGAATTCTTTTATACTCATAGTTATTTATGTCCACCTTCTCTTGCAAAGCCTATAAAACAGAGAAACGgttaaatgaaagaaagaacaaaagaaaagagGCTATAACATATATATGCCTTTGGTAACATTAATTTTGGATTCGCGATGAGTGACTATACCTTTAATTCCTCTTCCAGTGAGATATTTTTTGGCTTGTATGCATTAACGGGTCCTGTTCTTGACAGTGCTTTTCTAGTCTCAATAATCTCCCACTCATGATCATCTTTCACCTTTGAAATATCCTTGCTGAACTACAAAGCCCAGCACAGTTTAGATGAAGAAGGCAAAGAAAATGATCAAGGATTAATGATAGCGATGACAATATGACATTGGAATGCCAAAATGATGGGAAAGCAATAAGAAACTACTGAAGCAACACCAACTCTGTCTGCCTGCTGAACAAACTACTGAAGCAGGAAGTGAGACTGTTCATAAATTATAAAGCTGAATCCGACTTTTATGTCaacacacatttattcattcaaCACGCTGCTAGTAAAACCAGGCATCATAATTCTTATTCCTAGAAGGATGCATCTAACTATCATGAATTTCCCACTACCTCTAATGATTGATGGATTGAGTTAGGCTAGAACTCAAAAAGCCAAATTCACATTAAACCCACAAAAAAAGGCAAACTTTACATCTGCGAAGTCAAAATTTTGGTCGCGAAATTATGTAACCCAAATCAAACAGAACCAGAGACATCCGGTACTGTAAGTTTCAATTCTCACAAACCCATCAACTCAAAGATGTTAAGAAAGTCTCAATGAGAACCCAAATAACTTTCGAAATCATGAA harbors:
- the LOC123192458 gene encoding uncharacterized protein LOC123192458 codes for the protein MTTVDTQTAMADSSKPKNDVPATAKVQSSFKRWGRRHPFVRYGLPMISLTVFGAVGLGHLLQGSKDISKVKDDHEWEIIETRKALSRTGPVNAYKPKNISLEEELKALQEKVDINNYEYKRIPKPNEGKSG